Genomic window (Chiloscyllium plagiosum isolate BGI_BamShark_2017 unplaced genomic scaffold, ASM401019v2 scaf_8354, whole genome shotgun sequence):
CGTCGGTGtgataaatatatataaatatcccTGTTGGTGTAGCGATGTCGAGGCGATATCCCGATATCCCAGCGTCTGTGTGATAAATATCTGAATATCTCTAGGATTAGTGGTCTGgtgggcaatgaagaaggttatctgagggtacaaagagatcttgatcaattgggttcctgggctgaggagtggccaatggaatttagtttggataaatgcaagggattgcattttgttaatgcaCAAGGGGCAGGTCTTCTACTTTAATACTGAACTGGGAAGGAACcgcttcacccagagggttgtcactctgtggaattccctgtccagtgaaaTGGCTAACGCTATTTCAGCAAATGTCTTTCAAGCTGAGATCGATATCTGTTTGGTGGAATTAAGGGTTCCGCTGAGAGgctgggtaagtggagctgaggccaggaAAGGATCAGCcctgatcgtattgaatggtgggccAGGCTCCAAGGGCCggatagcctcctcctgctccgagttctGATGTTCTTGTGTAAATGTAAGGCCTGTTAGCATCGCATGTCGGCAGGGTGGTTCCGAAAGCGtttagtacgcttgccttcattgctcaggccttttGAGTTTCGGATTTGGGAcctcatgctgaggttgtacagaataTCCATGAAGCctcttattaagctggagaggattcagacaagttttaccaggatgttgccttggatggagggtcaaagttatgaggagagactgggtcGGTGGGAtatttctccctggagcatcggagattgAAGGATGCTGTTATAGTGGttgataaaatcacgaggggtgtaGATGCTGTTAGAAAcagctgtcttttccctcggataggGAATTTCAAGGTAagggggggcacatttttaaggtgagaggggaatgatttaaagagGGCATGTGGGATACCTGTTTTACCCAGCCACtggtccgtgtgtggaatgagcttgctgagggagtggtggatgtgggtacaattacagcatttaaacgaCATGTGGGTAAGTACATTTgtgtgaaatgtttggagggataagggccaggagtaggcaggtgggcctagtttGCTTTGAGGTTATGGTTggtccatgctgtgtgactgtcTGACACTGTTAACGTACTAGTATTACGATTTTgtctgaaaacgtgttgctggaaaagcgcagcaggtcaggcagcatccaaggatcaggagaatcgacgtttcggtcatgagccctccttcaggaatcgGTTTTGTACCAATCTTCCTTGCTCGTGTCCTATTTTGTCTTATTCTCAATATATTCTTAGTCTGATGCCTGTAAGTATTGCCTGTGGAATTGGGTTTTGTACTTGTTTGGGTGTAACTTTGACAAACTGTCAGTAATTGCTGTGTCTGTTTTCCTCTTGCCCAGCAAGGTCTCTGGGCTATGGAGTGTCTGTCTGCGGCAGGAAAGTGAGGTTTGAAACAGACAGACCTGCAAACCAACAACCTTTTCCGCCATGGAGCACATCAACCTCATCACTTTTACCCGAGCCAAAGAGAAAACCGACACCTGGCAAAACGGGGAACGTCGGGAATCTCCACCGGCCGGCCCCGGGGTTGAAGCTTTGACTGGAGATGAGGTGAAAACTTTCTACGAGAGCCTGATTGCAGCGGATGGTGAGGCAGGTCCGAGTTCCGGTCGGAAGCGTAGAGTTATTCGGCCGAAGTCACGGCCAGAAAAGGCCGATGGGCAGAGTGGTGGAAGGAGCCAGCCTGCAGCGTCAGAGAGGAACGGGCACCTCCTGTTAAAGTGTGCTCAGGACGGGGACCTGAAAACCCTTCGCAGGCTGCTGGAGACGGCAGTGTGCGATATCAACTTCCGGGACAGTTATTACTGGACCGCCACCATGTGTGCAGCGTATAGTGGGCAGGCCGAGGTGGTGAAGTACTTACTGAACCATGGGGCAGCGTGGATCGGAGTCTGCGATTCCACAGGCCAAGATGCGTTGGATCTGGCCAGGCAGGCTGGGCACACAGAGATCATCACAACGCTTGAAGAATTTCATACTCACCGGGAAGAGTGCCAAGAGCCAAGGTGAGGAAAAGCTTTATCCAGCGGCGAGTAGTGagggtgtggaatacactgcctggaaatgtgggggGGCGGGGGTAGTGCAGGTTCAATTGGGGCATTGAAAATGCAAGGGATTGGCATTGGGGAATAGAACCAGTGCAGgtttgatgggtcgaatggcctcctggtgcactgtaacagttctgtgacCCTGTAAGTGCCTTGTGTTCCAGTCCAGCATGCTTCCAAAAGGGTCGGGTCGGGT
Coding sequences:
- the gpank1 gene encoding G patch domain and ankyrin repeat-containing protein 1, with amino-acid sequence MEHINLITFTRAKEKTDTWQNGERRESPPAGPGVEALTGDEVKTFYESLIAADGEAGPSSGRKRRVIRPKSRPEKADGQSGGRSQPAASERNGHLLLKCAQDGDLKTLRRLLETAVCDINFRDSYYWTATMCAAYSGQAEVVKYLLNHGAAWIGVCDSTGQDALDLARQAGHTEIITTLEEFHTHREECQEPRERPRQKKFCQICDVHYEEDSIEQHERSTLHLFNKKGRPVPTHYFIPETNVGFKLMLKEGWDRETGLGPAGKGQKFPVKTVLKRDQRGLGFQSDLKPKVTHFAANDCDAVKRPKTPSRRVQRAATVSRREERRRLAKEKAWEKDLRTYMNL